The Caldisericum exile AZM16c01 region TTTCAGATTTCAAATACATTTTCAATTACTCCAATTTATAAAAAAGTTTTTTCTAATGTAATTTTAGTTCCTGCATACTTTGGTGAGAGTAGTACTGAATTTAACAAATTAATCACCTATAAATCAACTAATTCAACTATTTTTGCAATAATTAACGTCGATAATGGACCAGGATCGGAAAAATTGGATTTCTATTCATTAACAGTAAGACGTTTATCCTTGTCCTCAAAGAAAGTTGTAGGCTATGTTTACACAAGTTATGGAAAAAGAAATATAAATCTTGTTAAACAAGATATCGATAAATGGTACTCTTTTTACAAAAACATAAAGGGTATCTTCCTTGATGAAACATTGGATACAACTGAAGCATTAGAATATTATAAAACGCTTTACCAATACATAAAGTCAAAATATCGTGGAACTGTTATCATAAATCCCGGAACCAATTTTACACCCTCTTTGATTAATTACTGTGATTATGCAGTTGTATTCGAAGGAAGTCCAGATGAACTTGCCAATTTCACAATTGATAACTCCCTCAATAAGTATATCTCTAAACTCATAGCACTTGTGTATGGAGCAGATCAAAATAAACTCGAAAATATCAAAACCCTTTTAGCAAATATTGGTCTCAAAAATTACTATATAACCTGTGACACATTGCCAAATCCTTGGGATACATTTTCTAACTGCATGCCTCAGGAATAAAAAATGCTAATCAAGAACATAACGATATTAGATTTTGAAAATTTAAGCACTCAGGAAAATCTTGATATTAAAATCGAACAAAATAAAATCGTAAAAGTTGGTGTTATTAATGATTCTGATTCTGAAGTAATTGATGGCTCTTCACTTTATGTTATACCAGGACTTATAAATACACATGCACACACCGCAATGGTATTTTTAAGGGGAAGTGCAGAAGATGTAACATCCTCAGATTGGTTTAATAACCACATATGGATTTACGAAAAAAATATTCAAAAGGGAGACGTTTATCTTGGAACACTTCTTGGTGCTATCGAAATGATCTCATCTGGCATTACAACAGTTTTTGACCATTACTTCAACATGGAAGAGGCACTAAGCGCCTACAAAGATTTGGGAATGCGTGCAGATCTATCCTACACGATGTTTGGTGCAGGCGAAAACGCTCAAGAAAATTTTAAAAATGCAATGAATTTTATTGAAAAATACAACGGTGTAAACGAACTTTTTACAATAAGTCTTGGACCGCACTCTCCGTATGTGTGTCCTAAGGAGTTCCTCGAAGATATTTCAAGGATTAGAATAGATTTAGGTTTAAAAGTTCATTTGCACATCTCTGAAGAGCCATGGCAAGTTGAAAAATCTATCAAAGAATACGGAATGACCCCAATTGAGTTTATTGACTCTATCGGCCTTTTAGACGAAAATACCATCTTAGCACACGCATATTACTCGACAGATTCGGATCTCGACCTTATTAAGAAGAGGAATAGCAATATTGCACATGCGCCAAAAACATATCTAAAATTTGCCTGGGTGAATAACTTTCTTAATAGAGCAATCGAAAAAGATGTAAATGTATCATTTGCAACAGATGGAGCAGCATCAAACTCAAATTACTCGATTTTTGAAGTTTCGAGACTTTCTGCATTCCTTGGAAAAGTTGCAAGTGGAAATCCTACATCTACAAAAATTGGCGATGTTTTAAGACTTTTTGCAAAAGGCGAAAAGTTTTTAAAGAAACCGATTTCAAAAATAAAAGTAGGATATCTTGCAGACCTTGTATTTTTGGATAAGTATTCCCCAAGGCTAAATCCTACAATAAATATATTTGCAAATATTCTGTATTCTATAAGCGAAGCGGATATACGAATGGTTATGATTAACGGAAAAATTGTGTACAAGGACGGAGAAATCTTTGGCTATAAAAAGGAAAGAATAATTGAAAGCATAAACAAAGTCGGGAAAAGGCTTGTAAGAAAAAATACCGATAAACCAATGCAAATGTTTGGCTAAATTATTACACCTCACAAATAAAGTATTTAAGCGGATAAAAAATACGCTTTTATTTCGTTTTAGACGAACAAAATTTTGTTAAATGGGTAAAAATTCATTTAATGTAAAAATACCCCTTAAAAATCGCCTTAAAATGCACGATTATAATCAAGTATTTGTGAGGGTTTTTACGGTAAAATGCCATTTTCTTAAAGTTAGTTAAATAAACGCTAAAAAATTACAAATTAGATTTTGCCGCAGTTAAAACAATTCCAAAAACTAATTTTTTCTTTAATTGAAACGAGTGTATAATTAAACATCAAAATTACTAAGGAGGCATTTATGAAGCTATTTGTCTTTGAAAAAGATTCCTTTTTGAACGTAGGTATTGAGGATGACGGACATAAAGTTGATGTAAACAAACTCTCTGAGGCAATGGAGCATATTGGCGAAAGAGAAGCACCTTATATTGATTCTGTTTCATCTGCAATCGAAAATTTTGAGGACATAAAAAAGATGATTGCCTGGGGAAAAAAGACGTTTAAGGAACAGTTTTATGAACTCTTTAAAGTAAATGTAAAAAAATACTATCCACCAATAGACAAATCCTCAATGGTTATCTGTCTTGGCAAAAATTATTTAGAACATGCAAAGGAAACAGGAGGAGATATTCCAGAAGAGCCTATTCTTTTTGGAAAATTTGCAACACTTTCAATTACCGATTCTGACATCATTATGTACCCAAAATGGGCAACCCGTATTGACCCAGAGCCAGAATTAGCACTAGTAATAGGAAAGGAGTGTAAAGACATACACAAGAAAGACGCTTTTGATTGCGTATTTGGTTATACAATTGTAAATGATATAACCGAAAGAGATATAGAATTCAAGGATATGAAAAAAGGTTTGCCGTGGTTCCGATCAAAGAATTTCGACACATCATTATCGATTGGTCCATATATCGTAACAAAGGATGAGATTAAAGACCCGCACAACCTTGAAATTGAACTCTATATAAATGGCATTTTGAAGCAAAAGGGAAACACGAAGGATATGATTTTTAAAATTGATGAAACAATTGCATACATCTCAAAATACTTTACCTTAAATCCGGGAGATGTTATTTCAACAGGCACAATACCGGGTATTTTACCATTACAAAAGGAAGACGAAGTAATTGTAAAAATCGAAAAAATTGGAGAGTTGAAAAATAAGGTTTCGAGATAGATAATAAAAATTGGTGGAGCAGAGGGGACTTGAACCCCCGGCCTCATCCGTGCGAGGGATGCGTTCTACCACTGAACTACTGCCCCACAGTATGAATTATACCAAAATTTTCAAATTTTTTGGATTTTTTATATCTTGCATTTGAATAAAATTAATCTATAATGTATAAAAAGGAAAGGCAAGATGAGTGCATTATTTGGGAAGAAAGACTTTAGAAGAGAATTGTTGAACTTAATTAAAAAAGGGGACATAAAAGGAGCCTGTGATTACGCTATTAAAAATGCTTTAAACTACGAGGAATTAGGTAATTTCGATGAAGCAATCCTTGTTCTAAAAACCCTTGTTGAACTTTTAGAAGAAAATAGGATAGATAAAAAAGATTGCTTTGAACTTGCACTCGAAAAAATGACTTCTCTTTATATTGAAATCGATGAGGTTGATAAAATAATTGAAAATTCCATAAAACTTGCAAAACTGAAAATTGAACTTGGCAAAACAACTGATGCAGTGCAACTCCTTAAAATAATTGACCTAAGATACAAACTCAATACAAGTCAATTAAAGGAAATTGCAAATATATATATTTCAATAGGACACTATCCTAATGCACTTAGATTAATTGACAGGGTGCTTCAGAAGGAAAAAGATAAAGAACTCATTAAACTTGCAGGAGACATTTTATTCAATACTTCAGATTTCGAAAAGGCATTAGAATATTTTAAGGCTCTATCTGTCGTAGATCCAGAAAACACATATGCAAAGAAGAAAATTGATGAAATAGAGCACGTACTAAAAGTTTTAAGTAAAAGTAACAAGAACATTGAATCACTTACCTTACCGAAAGAGGAATTAAAGAAAGAAGAGCCTTTAATTGAGGAAAAGCCTGAAGTAATGCCTACGAAAGAAACTTTAGAAAAAGTGGCTCCTTCTGAGGAACAAGCAAAAAAAGAAACAAGAGAAGAAAAAACAACACCTAATGAAACGGAAATTTTAGAAAACAGAATCAAAGAGAAAATAAGAGAAGAATCAACAATAGAGAAAATGGAAGTTGTTGAAGAAAACAAAGTTAAAACAACAAATATTGAAAGTGTAAGTCCCAAAACTATCGAAGAAAAAACAACAAAAACCTCAAAACCCCAAAGAATAAGTCTGGAAGATTTACCTGAATATATTAACGCACTTACGAATATTGAAAAGGGAGATGTTAAGGAAGGCGTTAAACTCCTTGAAACACTTGCACTTGATTTTGAAGGAAAAGATATCGACACAGCAATTGAGATTTACGAAAAAATACTTCTCATTGATCCTGCAAATGTATCTATTGCAAGGAGAATTTCAAAAATACTCCTTGAACAAGGACGAACAAAAGAGGCAATATTTTACTTAAGAAGTGCCTCGAACAGTGCTGATCCAAAGACTCGCTTAGAGGCGCTCTTATCCCTCAAAGAACTCATAAAAGACGACAAAAATATATTAATGCGTATATTTGACACATACATCGAACTTGGACAAATTGAGGATGCGATAGATATAATAAAACAATTTCCCGAGGAAGACCTTACACCTGTTTTGGAGAAACTATTTAACTTTGTTAAAGATAGTATAAATTTACTTTATAAAGTATCCAAATTAATGAATTCAAAGAAGATCGATGAATCGCTCAAATTTAAATACTTCTACAGGACTTATGAATTACTTAGTCAATCAAACGATAAGGTTGAAAGTATCAAGTGGCTTATAAAAGCACACTCAGTCCGTAAACTTGCTCTTGAGGATTACCTTAAGGGAGCAGAGATTCTAAAATATCTAAAACTTCCGGAAGAAGCAGAGGTTATTGCACGATCTATTTATGAATATATTGAACTTCAAAACGATCCTAAAAAGGCATATGAATTGTCAGAGGTAGTTATCAATCTTAATGTAAACAAGCCTTTGTATTACGCAAAGCATCTTGATCTTGCAAAACGAACGGGGGAAAATGATATTGTGCTTGCAATGGTTGATAAACTAATTTCACACAATGCAGTGCAGTATGCGGAACTTGTCTATGATAGCTTGAAAGACTTATTCAAAGACCTCGATACACAAAATCTTGTAAGACTTGCAAATTACTTTGAAGTTGCAGGTTTCTCTAATGCCGCATACGAAGTAAATCTTGAAATTCTCAAAAAAGACCCTTTAAATTCAAACGCCCTTGCAAAGACATTCATCTATGCAGTTGAAAAAGGAGACGAAAAAGAAGTCCTATCATTCCTTGATAAGTTTCCTCCAAGTTCATCTTATGCAAGCATAATTGAACCTGTCATTGAAAAATACAGCAACTTAAAAAGCAAAAATCCATTTGACCCAACTTACCACTTTATTATTGGCTTCTTATACTTCTTTATCGAGCGATACGAAGAGGCAGTCGCATATTTCCAGTTTGTAATTCGATCGAATAGAAGTAAACCTCTAATGAGACTAATGCTTAGCATATGTTTTGAAAAAATGCTTCTATATGATTTTGCCTTAAAGCAACTTGAATTGGGTATAACTGAGGATGGAACTCCCGAAGTTAAAAAGGAGTTGCTCTATCGATATGCAGTTATGAAGAAGAATATTGGTGATGTTATATCTTCAAGAAAAGCACTCACAGAACTTCTGAAAATGGGTGACTATAAAGATGCGAAAGTATTGTTAGAGACATTACCTCAAGAAGGGAAAATTATAGACATAAGAGGTGAAGAAAAATGATATCACCAGGAACGGAAAAAATAGGCGAAATACTTGTAAAAAAGGGCCTCATAAGTCGTGAGACACTCGATAAATATCTTTCAGTTCAAAAGGTTACAAAAGAACCACTCCTTAAAATATTAATGGATAATGGTGTAATTGATGAGGTGCAACAATCTCAACTTCTTGCAGAACAATGGGGATTTGATTTTGTTGACCTTGCAAAATACCCAATTGAAAAAGAAATTCTAAGATACACAGATCCTGAAAAGGCAAAAATCTTTGGCTTTTTTGTGTTTAAGAAAGAAGGGCCTATCTACCATGTTGCAATCTCAGACCCCACCAATATCGACACAGTTGACTATGTAAGAGCAGTATATGGAATGAATGTGAAATTTTATGTAACACCAAAGAGTGCAATAATCCAAACAATCGAGAAATACTATGAACTCGAAAACGTAGTTAAAAAGGCGGAAGAGGAATTCACAGATGTTGAGGTAGTAGAAACAGTTGAAGAAAATGATCTTTCAAGATTAAGAATGCTTGGTGAAGATGCACCAGTTGTTAGGCTTGTTAACAGTATTATTTCGCAAGCAATTGTAGAAGGCGCATCTGATATTCATGTGGAACCAATGGAAGACTCGCTAAGAGTGCGCTATAGGATTGATGGTATCTTACATGAAAAGCAAAGATTACCAAAGAGAATCCAACCAGGAGTTATTGCAAGGCTAAAGATTATATCAAACATGGACATTGCAGAACGTAGACTTCCACAAGATGGACGTATTTCTTTAAAGTTTGAAGGGCGACCTGTCGATTTTCGTGTCTCATCGCTTCCTTCAATTTATGGTGAAAAAATCGTATTACGTATCCTTGATAAAACCTCATCAATTAAACCTTTGGAACAACTTGGATTTTCAGAAGAAAACCTTAAAAAATTTGAAAAAATTATCACTCAGCCTTACGGAATGATTCTTATCTCAGGTCCAACGGGATCTGGTAAAACAACTACACTTTACTCAATTTTAAATAGATTGAACGCACCAACAAAAAATATAATAACTGTTGAGGACCCTGTAGAATACCAATTAAAAGGGATAAACCAGGTTCAGGTAAACGAAAAAGCAGGACTAACTTTTGCAAATGCACTCCGTTCAATTTTACGTCAAGACCCAAACATAATACTTATTGGGGAAATTCGAGATAGAGAAACAGCACAGATTGCAATTGAGGCAGCGTTAACAGGACATTTGGTTTTATCAACAATCCATACTAATGATTCCGCATCAATTCCTACACGTCTCATTGATATGGGAATTGAGCCATTTTTAGTTGCATCATCTTTAATTGGCGCAACTGCGCAACGTCTTATAAGAAAAATTTGCCCCAAATGTAAAGAACCCCACACACCGTCAAAAGACGTCCTTGAACACCTTGGTTTTGAAGTTCATGAAGGAGTAAATTTTTACAAAGGGGCAGGTTGTGATTTTTGCAGTAACACTGGATACAAAGGGCGTGTTGCAATTTCAGAAATTTTACCTATTACACCCGAAATCCAACGACTCATTTTAAAACAAGCATCCTCAAAAGAAATCTTATCGGAAGCAAAAAGAATGGGTATGAAGACACTTCTCGACGATGCCTTAATGAAGGCAGCAGAAGGTATCACAACCCTTGAAGAAGTCATAAGAGTAGTCTCAACATTGGAGGTTGCAGAATGATGAATATTAATGAAATTCTAACACTTGCAGCTGACCATAAAGCATCTGATATACATTTAACGGTTGGACTTCCACCCGTTTTAAGGATAAACAAGGAACTTGTTTATCTTGAAGCAGACCCCCTTACACCTGAAGATATTGCAGAAATGATGTATTCGATAATGACAGATAAACAAAAGGAACTCTTTAGGGAAAAACTTGAATACGATTTTTCTTACGGCCTTAAAGGTCTTGCGCGTTTCAGAGTTAACGTATTCATGCAAAGAGGATCAGTTGCGGCAGCATTTAGAAGAATTCCTTTTGAAATTCCGCCACTTGACTCACTTGGTGTCCCAAAGATTGCCCATAAAATAATTGAAGAAGAGCGAGGTTTCGTTCTTGTTACGGGTCCTACAGGGCATGGAAAATCAACAACACTTGCGGCAATGATTGACGAAATAAATATGAAATTTTCAAAGCATATCGTGACCATTGAAGATCCAATTGAATACCTCTTTAGGCACAAGCGGTCCGTGGTTGTTCAGAGAGAGCTTGGCTCAGACACCTTGTCGTTTCCCTCAGCATTACGTGCAGCACTTCGTGAAGATCCAGATGTAATTCTTGTAGGAGAAATGAGAGACCTTGATACAATTTCAACTGCCTTGACCGCAGCAGAAACAGGACATTTGGTTTTTGCAACACTGCATACGAACTCTGCTGCGCAATCCATTGATAGAATTGTAGACGTTTTCCCTCCGCATCAACAAGAACAGGTAAAAATGCAACTTTCATCAGTTTTACTTGCAATATTCTCCCAACAACTCATACAAAAGAAAGACAAAAAGGGACTTGTTCTTGCAACAGAGGTACTCATTGCAACGCCTGCTGTAAGAAACCTCATAAGAGAAGGAAAGACTCATATGATTCCGTCAATAATTCAAACCTCATCAAATGTTGGTATGCAAACAATGGAACAATCTCTTAAAGAACTCGTTCTAAGGGGAGACATAACATACGAAGATGGCCTAAGATACGCATTTAATAAAGAAAACTTTGTACATCTAATGGAAAGGTGATGGGATATGCCACAATTCGAATACAAAGTAATTACAGCATCGGGCGGTGCTTTAACGGGCCGCTTAGAAGGGAATAGCGTTCAAGATGCTGCAGAAATTTTACGAAGTAAAGGATACAGGATTATATACATAAAGGAATTGAGAGGTCTATCCTTTGGTAGAAAAAGATCCGAAGGCGGATTTCTTTCACGCTTTCAAGGTGTTAGCGTAAGAGACCTTTCCATTTTCACAAACCAATTTGGCACAATGCTCAATGCGGGGCTTTCAATCTCAAGAGCACTTGCCGTCCTCGAAAAACAGACTTCAAACCCGAAACTTGTTTCTATTATAAGAGAACTTGGTGAAGAGGTTAAAAAAGGAAATCAACTATCGGCTGCACTTAAAAAGTTCCCGCAGGTATTTTCACCGCTTTATATAAGCATGGTGCAAGCAGGTGAAACATCAGGTAATTTAGGACAAGCGCTCATCACAATGAGTTCTTTCTTGCAGAGAGATTACGAAACGAGGAACAAAATAAAAGGTGCGATGACATACCCTGTTGCAGTACTTGGGTTTGCAATTCTTATTGTAGTTGGACTTTTTATTTTTGTCATACCTACTTTTGAAGGCTTCCTAACCGAATTAGGCGCACCACTTCCTGCAATTACAAAGATGATATTTGCTTTTGCAAATTTTCTTATTCACTACATATGGGTTATTATTGCAATCATTATTGCTTCAATAATTGCATTTAGAAGATGGGTGAGAACACCTGGTGGAAGAAGAAGTGTTGATGCACTAAAGCTAAGGATGCCTCTTATATCTCAATTAACACTTAAATCTTCAATGGCAAGGTTCTCTGACACACTTGCAACATTATTTTCAGCAGGTATTCCTATCATTGATTGCCTACAAACCGTTAGAGGCGTTATCGATAATGTGATTATTGCAGAAAAAATTGATGGTATCATTGATGCAATTAAAAAGGGCGAGGCACTTTCTTCTGCACTTGAAAAAAGTGGGATGTTTACTCCAATGGTATATGATATGACTGCAATTGGTGAAGAAAGTGGTAGCCTTGATAAAATGCTAAAGAAAGTTTCAGAATTTTATAATGAAGAGGTAAATTATCTTATAAACAATATTTCCGCACTTATTAATCCAATAATGATGGTCGGTGTTGGAGGACTCATTGGAGGAACTCTTATAGGACTGTATCTTCCAGTCTTCCAGATGGCTTCGTATATTAAGTAGTAAAACTCTCTTTTTGCAATTGTATATCATAGTGAAGGTAAGTAAGAATTCTGCCATTCCAGAAGCTTTAGCCTGAGGAATACCTAATTTAAAGGAGGATTAATAAAGTTCTCCTCGAAATCTTTCTTAAATGGTAAAGAGTTTTTTCTGGGACGTTGAGTGGATTGTTTCCCTTTCAGGTTTTTTGGCATTTCATGGAGCAAATAAAATTAGCGAGGAGGAATCTCATCTTTTAATTAGAGGGGGACTTACAATTCTCCCCCTCTAACTCCCCCTTAAAGGCTAAGAAAATTTTTTATTTTTAGGGTGGAGTTGGAGGAGGGTATCCTAATTTAGAGGGGGACCTATAAGGCTCCCCCTCTAACTCCCCCTGAAAGGAGGAGATCCCTCACATTCGTTCGGGATGACTTCAGTTAGAAAGGGGCACATCCCCTTTCTAACTTACCCCTAAGGATAAAAAGATTTTTAATGTTTATGGGGGGGTACTGAGGGGGGTATTTCCCCCTCAGATTTAAAAGATTACTTATTTTTCTAACAACTTATTGAAATCATTGTAATCTATTCCCATCTGCTTTAAGATGCTTCTGAAAGTTCCCAAAGGAATTTCCTTTTTGTTCATAGGAAGTATTACAATTTTACCAATTTCGTTTTTAAATTTACCGTGAGAACCTTTTTGAGAAACAAGTTTAAAATTAAGCTTCTTTAGTACCACTATAATTTCATCTGATGAATATAATTTAGACATTTATGCTCTCTTTACCAAGCATTACTCTATCTACCTTTTGTAACTCAATATTCTCGCCCTCTAAATACAGTTCAACAGCTTCTCTGAGATTCTTAATCGCTTCATCAATTGTTTCACCAAATGAAGAAACCTCAACATTTAGACATTGAGCAACATAATATTTGCCCTCCTGCCACAAAACAAAATCTATTTCTTTCACTTGCTCACCTCCTATACTAATAAGACGCCTTCAACTATAATAAGCATTATTCTATTCTTCGTTTATATCATAATACAAATCCATAAAAAATCAACGAATTAGACATAAATAAAAGTAAATTTTACAATTATTATACCTGTCTTTTTTTACTTCTCAAGGTAACAAACATACACCTCTTATTCAACTTCCCTTTAACGGCAGAGATTTCCCCTCACTGCGTCCGTCCGAAATGACTCACACTTCGTCATTCCGAAGGAGCGTAAGCGACTGAGGAATCTCATCTTTTAATTAGAGGGGGACTTACGATTCTCCCCCTCTAACTTCCCCTTTCAGGGAGAGTATTTTTGTTTTTTGTAGTGGAGTATTAAGGAAGTTTGCATACCTCCTTGATTTGGTTAGCTTTCTTTCTTGTAAGGTACTCCGTCTGCAGCAGGACCGATTGCCTTTCCTACAACACCAATAAGTGCACCAATGGTAAGGATATATGGTAATGCAAGATAGAAACCCACAGGAATCTTTGCTGCAATTCCCTTGGCAATAGCCTGAAGTAAGAACTGCAAAACCTGTGCAGAAGCAAAGAGGAATGTTGCCCACATTGCACCGATTGGAGTCCATTTACCAAATATCATAGCGGCAAGTCCAATAAACCCCTTACCTGCGGCCATTCCTGTCTCAACAAAAGATGACATTGTGCCTAAAGAAAGTGCAACTCCACCCAGGGCTGCAATAATACTTCCTAAAATAACTGCAAACCATTTGATTCTCATAACGTTAACTCCAAGCGTCTCTGCAGCAAGGGGATATTCACCAACCGATCGAATCCTTAATCCCAAAACAGTGTGGTAAAGAAGGAAGTGCAATACAAAAACAAGAATAAGAGATAGCCATATAAATATATGAAGATGTGCAAATGCTCCAAGAATCGGGATTCCTTCCAAAAATTTTAGATTTACTAAATGTTTCGGATCGCCAAAATACGGAACTGTTGGCGAGTATCCAGTTGTCTTAAAGATCCATTCAAGGAAATACCTTATGCCGCCTGCTGCAACGACATTTATAGCAACACCTGAAACAATCTGATCGCCTGCCCATTTTACTGTAATATAAGCATGGAATGCACCAAGAAGCGCTCCAATACCGATACCCCAAAGCAGTCCTACCCAGGGATTCCTTGATACAAACGCACCCCATACACCAAAAAATGCTGCAAATCGCATAATACCTTCTAAGGCGATATTTACAACGCCTGCATTTTCAGAAATTACACCCCCAAGTGCTGCAAATAAAATTGGTGCAGCAAAATCAAGCATCTGTGCTAAAGATTGGTTAATTAAAAATGTCCAGTTCATGCTACACCTTCCTTTTTTCTAACAAGAACTTTTGTAAGCATATACCTTATAAGTTCATTTAAAGCAATAAATGCAACAATAAGCCCTTCAATTATGGCAGGGAATGTCTTAGGAATTCGAGCAAGTTGCACTGCTGTTGCACCAGTCCTTAGAGCACCTATAAGTATTGATGAAAATAAGATACCTACAGGTTCATTTCCACCAATAAGAGCAACTGCAATTCCATCAAAACCATACCCACCTTCAAACACTGGTGGATACTGTCCCAAAAAACCTAAAACAACAAAAGAGCCACCAAGCGCTGCAATTGCTCCACTTATAAACATAATTTGCATTATTCTTTTTTCAGTATTAACACCGCCAATCTTTGGTGCTTCCATATTGGTAATTGCCGTATATCCCATTGCTCTTAACTCATAACCAAATACTGTCCTGTATAGTATAAACCACGCAATATAAATAATAACAAACATTATAAGAATGCTAATATTAAGTCTTGTACCCGGTAGAATTATAGGGAGCCTTGCAGAAGGCGAAACATAAGGAGTTCCTGAAACTCCTGTAGCGACATCGGCAGCCATTGGGCCTGTTACAAGCCACCCTTCAATGAGATGAAAAGCAATCCAGTTTAGCATTATTGTAACAATCGTTTCGTTTATACCTTTCTTTGCCTTTAAATAACCTGCAATAAGTCCCCATATTCCACCCACAATTATTACCATTATCAAGATTATAGGAATATGGATTATTCCAGGTAAATCATAAAGTGGTTTCCAATACCCAAAGAATGCTGCAGTTATAGCACCTACTATAAACTGACCTTCTGCACCGATAGAGAAGAGTCCTGCACGCGCTGGAAGTGCAAAGGCAAGACCCGTGGAAAGAAAAAGTGCTGTGTAAAGAAGCATTTCCGCAAAATGACTAATAAAATAAGGCCCTGGAATGAGTCCAGATGCACTAAACATCAACTTATACGCAAGAAACGGATCTCGTCCCGTTGATGCAATAAATATTGCACCAAAAATGAGAGCAATAATTATGGAAGTAATTGGGACTAAGATATTCATCCACCAATTTTCTTCACGCCTGTGCACAAAAATCTTATAAAAAACCTCTTTCATTGTAGCACCTTCCTTTTGAGGCCGAGCATCATTTCACCAAGTTCTTCTTCGGTAGTCTCCTCAGGTATTGTTTCGCCTACGATTTCTCCCTTATATAGAACAAGAATTCTATCGGCAAGTCCCATAACCTCTGAAAGCTCCAAAGAAATGAGAAGTATACCAATACCTTTTTTCTTTTCCTCGATGAGCCAACGATAAACGAATTCCATTGCGCCAACATCAAGACCGCGAGTAGGTTGGGACGCAAGCAAAAACCTGTGTTTTGCCGAAAGTTCTCTTGCCAAAATTATCTTTTGCTGGTTTCCACCAGAGAAATTCTGTGCTTTCATGTAAGGTTCTGGTGGTCGCACGTCAAATTCCTGAAGTTTTCTTGTTGCATATTCGTCAA contains the following coding sequences:
- a CDS encoding ABC transporter permease — translated: MKEVFYKIFVHRREENWWMNILVPITSIIIALIFGAIFIASTGRDPFLAYKLMFSASGLIPGPYFISHFAEMLLYTALFLSTGLAFALPARAGLFSIGAEGQFIVGAITAAFFGYWKPLYDLPGIIHIPIILIMVIIVGGIWGLIAGYLKAKKGINETIVTIMLNWIAFHLIEGWLVTGPMAADVATGVSGTPYVSPSARLPIILPGTRLNISILIMFVIIYIAWFILYRTVFGYELRAMGYTAITNMEAPKIGGVNTEKRIMQIMFISGAIAALGGSFVVLGFLGQYPPVFEGGYGFDGIAVALIGGNEPVGILFSSILIGALRTGATAVQLARIPKTFPAIIEGLIVAFIALNELIRYMLTKVLVRKKEGVA